aaaaaattAGAGGAAGGTAGGACCAAAATGGAAGCAAACATTTTTAGGATCTTATACTATTTTTATACTcatatttcatttaaaaatttacatatattaaaaaaaaagctgGTAGTAACTTACAAAAAAAATGTGCAAATCTTTGAAAACAAATGTCATaacttgaaaaacaaaaaatgaaactattttttataataaaattgataTGTTATgccaaaaaaaagaagagaaaacaaaatagtacaataataataataataataataataataataataataataataataataataataaaatgtggGGAGAAGATGTTATGAAATGAAGAACATCATgaattgaaaaggaaaacaaaaagtgAAGAGAAATTACcacaagagagaaaataaataGGTGTAAAGATATGGCGATAAAATTTGGGTTCACATGCAAAATAGTTTATTTTCCCAATATTTTATGGACAAATTATATTTAATCTTATATATATCTttcttttttacttaaatttgTTAATGCTTCACTATAATAGATGGTAAAGTAACTACATGCAAAGAGACTATTGAAAGCATTGATGAGCAGAACAAGACAGTCGTATACAAATTTTTTGATGGAGATATCGATCAACACTATAAGACCCTTAAGCTTATCTTGCAAGTGATTGAGAACAATAATGGAGGTACTTCGACTAAATGGACAGTTGAATATGAGAAGGTCAATGATGATGTTGAAGCTCCATATGGCTACATGGAACACTTTGACAAATGTGCTAAAGACCTGGATGCCCATCTTCTCGAGGCATAAGCTACATTAATTAAGCAAAGAAGGTGTTTAAGAATTAAGTTAATAAAGTGTGTACTTATCTAATTAAACTGCATGAATTTAGTCATGAAGAATAATATGGATGAATGTTTGCATCTTCGTCTGCTATCCTTTGTTTGAATGGATTAATAATAATCGACTTggatatgtttatatatattattgttgatgatatttcTTTGCTTCTTGATTACACTTATGTACGTGTATGTGGAAAAAAGCTTATGTAATTGTATTACAAATAAAAATAGGATATTCGCATGCTTTCTATTATATAGTACGATCCATTACTAAGAACTAATTGATaaacttaaataatataaatatggaaaaaTATATGTAACTAACTAATAATCAGTCAATAATAGAAcaacataattaataataattaattttattaatttataatttaatttattttttaaattattattgactacgTTCAAAATATGAGGGATAATACGCTAGTGATAGGAGAAAATCACGGAACAGATGCTTTGATCATTCATTAGTTGgttccatataattaattatgttttattaatgtctaacacatgaaacatagaaatcatatccaaaatcatccaatttacaagaaaaagaaacatctgTGTACTTATCAGTAGCAACATCCAGTTAAAGTTACAGATGCCTCAGATTTACCGGTTGGCTGATTCTTGGCTTATATAGAGTTGGTTCTCTAGCATTGTTGTataaatattaagaaaaatattaaacttAATTATGAAAGATTATTACGTTGGCAAatctgataataaaaaaattaaaatccatttatatttataaaaataggtTCTCTTAATACActgttcaaatttaaaaaaattatttaaaattctcaAACAACTCCTCCTAATCTAATTAACCTAACCATTTTAAAACTCTAACCCTACTCaacttttcaatttttatttctcaACCACCACCGCTTCAATATCCTTCTCTAGACCACTACCTCCAATCTCTCTCTGTCAACTCTGCATTGTTTTAAATCCCACTGCTTGTTATCGGATTTGTCAAAGGAATCATCAAAGAAGAATTAGTTCTTGAAAAAAACACTTTTTTTGTTCGTTCAAATCTCTTCAATTTACAACATTGTTTCTAAGTTCGTGCTTTGTCTTCTTCTTCGAACAAGGCCGCTAGGAATCTCTTTATTGGTGGATCACCTTATGATCTTAACTCTTTTCTGATTGCATCTTTTTTACTATCTCTATTCTAATTTTTAATGAATACTACATCGATATTAATTCGATTACTATCAATGACAAATATGTTAAATTTTCAAGCAAATAGTTAGAATTTGAGAATGGAATAAGATTAGAGTTTGGAGATAGTTATGTTAGATTAAgatgaataatttaaaatttttgaataattttttaaaatttggagaATTTGTAAAGTACAGCCCATCTAAATCGATGTATGtgggtataatttaattttaattcataatcAGATTTATTAGTAGCATAATCTATATATTTTGATAGTTAGTTTTGATATTTCACTCAAAAATATTTAGATATcacttaatatattatttaaaatcataaataatttttatatttaaaattttatgctATCATATGTTTACATCAagcattaaaattttatttcaccACTATTTTGTTTAGATGTTTAGAGATGACAACATAACaaaacatattttaatttttcatcacCTATATCTGTTATGAATAGTAACTATGTATCCTATTATTCATTCCATTACACATTGTGATGTAAAGCAAAGACGAATAAAAACCgataaagaagagaagaggaggtCAGGAAGACACATGGGGACATAGTTATCAGATCCAGTTTGATTCGGTCAGATCGACTGGAAATTCAGTTATTCGGTTATTTAATTGGACTGAGTCATTCGTTAAATTGACTGTGCAGTGAACTCGGTTAAATTCAATTTGACCCAATAAATTTTCATGAAATTTGGTGGTCCGGCCAGTTAATTTAACCTACTCcggattgtgtttttttttttctaatacctGAAACGGCGTCGTTTCAGACGCCCCATTTCCCTTTCAATGAAATCCTAATGTCCAAATCTGATACTATGAGTGGAACCCTGCCAACCCAGCCAACCTCATCTCTGTGCTCTTTGTATGTATATACGTATATAGATTCTTTTCTGTATGTACTTTGtatttgtccctcttagaggtgaCTTGGAAAAATAAGTTGTCGGTTttctgttttgtgatttttgggatatatatatatatatatattccggCCGGCCTTAGTTTCGCAGATCTGAGTTTGGAATTCGATATTTTGTATCATTTGGTATTCTGCTCTTTATATACAAATGCTTTAGCCTTTCTTTTTATCTGGTCATTCGTTTATCTGGGAAATGCGCTTTTCTTTTTATGGATTTTATTTAAACTCTTcttaaaggctcctagttacgcACTCTTTCGACTATgtctatgtatatattttattttagaggtcgtaatacctcaccacctctgttttacgacttaaacgTAAAATTTTGAATGGTAAAGTGTTACATGGTGTATAGTGAAAAATTTCTATCACTTTAGTGGGAGCAATGGCAgagtttgaaaataaaatttaaggggCCAAACGTCAAAACAtgtcaaatttgaaaaaaaaaagattaaagtaAATGAAAAGAGTTTGCCATAGCTGGATGTGGTAGTTCGTTTTGTTTTTGGTCTATTGCAATATGTTGAATGTGAGGGAATATATTTTCAACTTGTCAGGGCCTTAATACTTTGCCATTTGCTAGTATTATGTATTAAGTCAAGAGTCAAGACTGATGCCATGATTTTGGCAGGTTAGTTAGTGTAGGCGAAGCATTATTCATAAGTCTTGCAGTACCTTTTATAGATAACAATGCTACTATTAAACAGGTTAGTTTTATCTCTTTCATTCCCATCAGAATTAGGTGAATTTAATGTCTCCACCAATCCAGAGTTGCAACtttacttatatttttatttatggcaGAAAACAGCATGGCTTGTTACCTTCTATATGTACATACCAGCTGGGACAACTTTAGGCTACGTTTATGGTGAATTGTAAGATTAATACTCATAAAATTTAGCTTGTTAGATGGTTCTCTTATTGTTTCTTTAGTTTGCTGGTTTAAATAATCATTTTATTTGCCATGAACTAATGTTGTTTGAGTATTAGTATAATTGTTTATGAGTTCATTTACTGCATATTTATGGGCTTGTGTAATGCTAACTTAAAGAACTGTTCATTGAAAAATTTTCTATACACTTCGCATGCATTATTTTTTTGAATGTGTCGTCTGCAAATGAGTTagcttcaaaaattcaaataatgtgtAGGTTGGAGGCCAATTTAATTGGCGTATTGCATTTTAGGGCGAGGCAATTTTGATGCTTCCTTTTCCCATTTTGGATTTTATAATGAAACTTTTGTAGTTGATGGGTAACCATTTTTTCTGAATGATTTGTTTCTAGAAGTTAGTCAATTTTCTGCTTCTTCTAATAGTATCACAATATTTGATTTGTCACCATAGATTTCACTTCCATGGAATCTAAACTAATACCGACATCTAACGAATGTGGAGATACTGTCAACTCTTGACAATTATGttggtaaaattattttttgctgtAATTTTTGTTGTCTTTTAGAATTGCAAAAGGTAAAATGAAATTTATTTTCTGATGCTCAAAGTTAGAGGTTTTTCTTATAGATGGTGAGATGCTTGCTGGTGAGATGCTTGCTGGAGATTAAGACTTTATCAGAGGAGTCAAGTGAGTTAAAACTGAAAATCTAATAAATTTAGAGGAAGAAATTTATTAATAGAGTGGATAATATtaactttaagaaaattttctataaaatttttatgtgttataGTTTTATTTTACATTCATTGTGTGTAACTCAAAAAGTTATTGCAAGTTTGAGAGACAACAATGACAATTATGTTACAGATAGACCAGGTAAAATATTATATTTCACCTTTATGATTGATATTTGTGTTTCTAAGGTCACTATCCATATTAAGGGATCACATCACCAGGTTCTCAAAAGATATGCTGGAGCTTTTGCGTGACTAtatcataaatattttagatatttactTTTTTACTAATCgggagataattaatttttttcataaaaattttattgACAATATTGTCTGAGGAATCAAAACAGAGTTTTAATTGAGGATTTGATAATTGAGTCATCAATTCAGATCAATTTTAAATATTCTGACTTAAAGAGTTTAATCATTGCTaggttatatatatatcataCAATTTTGTTATTGGGGCCTACTCGTACTGAGGACCAAAGACAGGATATAGCATTTATCATATGGTATGATAATGAACTTAAATATCATATGCTTTATATCAAATATTAGGAGAATTTATTACAAAAAAGATATCTGGGATGGAATggcacttttattttattttattttttaattttataagatAATCTTGGTCCTTATGTCAAGATATATCCTTGTTAGTTAATCTCACTCTTTCTGAAAGTCCTAATGCATTTGGTCGAATTATGATTTTGCGTAGGCTTGGCAAAGTTTCTCAAATACAGAGGATGGTCAATGATCCTCACATGGATGTGAAGGTCTTTTATTCTTCATCCCAAACTGAATTCGTTTTAtacttttgttaagtattatgtTAATTTTCTTCTATTGCTACAATTCGTTCGAGACATGCACTTAGGCAGATTATTACTTTTGGTGATAGCTAAATCTAATCAAATCCTTGAATACATTCCCTTTGGCATAAGCAAAGATGGGAGATTT
This region of Arachis hypogaea cultivar Tifrunner chromosome 8, arahy.Tifrunner.gnm2.J5K5, whole genome shotgun sequence genomic DNA includes:
- the LOC112707527 gene encoding MLP-like protein 43: MALIGKLSIEIPVHSPASKFFDLATKKLHHVQNVCERVHATKLHEGDDWHSVGGSVKHWTYVIDGKVTTCKETIESIDEQNKTVVYKFFDGDIDQHYKTLKLILQVIENNNGGTSTKWTVEYEKVNDDVEAPYGYMEHFDKCAKDLDAHLLEA